The following proteins are co-located in the Streptomyces sp. DT2A-34 genome:
- a CDS encoding molybdenum cofactor biosynthesis protein MoaE: MAPTNDHPGEQGAQDPVKLIAIRETALSVDEVFRAVGDDATGGTALFVGTVRNHDGGADVDELGYSCHPSAEAEMRRIAEKVVAEYPVRALAAVHRVGELKVGDLAVVVAVSCPHRGEAFEACRKLIDDLKHEVPIWKHQRFSDGTEEWVGAC; this comes from the coding sequence ATGGCACCTACCAACGATCACCCTGGTGAGCAGGGCGCTCAGGATCCCGTCAAGCTCATCGCCATCCGCGAGACGGCCCTCTCCGTGGACGAGGTTTTCCGGGCCGTCGGCGATGACGCCACTGGGGGGACCGCGTTGTTCGTGGGGACTGTGCGGAACCACGACGGCGGTGCCGATGTCGACGAGCTCGGGTACTCGTGCCATCCCAGTGCCGAGGCCGAGATGCGGCGGATCGCCGAGAAGGTCGTCGCCGAGTATCCGGTGCGGGCCCTCGCGGCCGTACACCGCGTCGGAGAGCTCAAGGTCGGGGATCTGGCCGTTGTCGTCGCCGTCTCCTGTCCCCATCGCGGCGAGGCCTTCGAGGCCTGCCGGAAGCTGATCGACGATCTCAAGCACGAGGTGCCCATCTGGAAGCACCAGAGGTTCTCCGACGGCACCGAGGAGTGGGTCGGCGCCTGCTGA
- a CDS encoding PPA1309 family protein, which yields MSNTPMAASPLTRAVLEIDEYASGLGWDQPARLFALVDTARLRTQEPGLAAQLGLGDEQESSGLTPIEQDEIETGKALDEFLGTIAWPDAVVGCALTVERLMLPPSAEAQVPQGLSEAKLTKWVADHPDRQEVRMTVAVLRDGARESALRLREKDTPTEVLTGPDLVPGLAEALAATFAD from the coding sequence ATGTCCAACACTCCCATGGCGGCGAGCCCGCTCACCCGGGCCGTTCTCGAGATCGACGAGTACGCCTCCGGCCTCGGCTGGGACCAGCCCGCACGCCTCTTCGCCCTCGTAGACACCGCACGGCTGCGGACCCAGGAACCCGGCCTCGCCGCCCAGCTCGGCCTGGGGGACGAGCAGGAGTCCTCCGGCCTGACCCCGATCGAGCAGGACGAAATTGAAACGGGCAAGGCGCTCGATGAGTTCCTCGGCACCATCGCCTGGCCCGACGCGGTGGTCGGCTGCGCGCTCACCGTGGAGCGCCTGATGCTGCCGCCGTCCGCCGAGGCCCAGGTCCCGCAGGGCCTGAGCGAGGCCAAGCTCACAAAGTGGGTGGCGGACCACCCCGACCGTCAGGAGGTCCGCATGACGGTCGCGGTCCTGCGCGACGGCGCCCGCGAGTCGGCCCTGCGCCTGCGCGAGAAGGACACCCCGACAGAGGTCCTCACCGGCCCGGACCTGGTCCCGGGTCTGGCGGAGGCGTTGGCGGCGACCTTCGCGGACTGA
- a CDS encoding ABC transporter substrate-binding protein, with protein MRRRKHAYGVALAAGAALLASTACSSPYESDPSSKAAGEQRTVRPVEGCGTKAWTDPKDLSPSRTPARCRPGAPPPQPLSEPRELTIATGTLSAEYVAPLQVALDKGEFKNEGLDVDLKVLPTPDALPLLAKGDIDALWAAPEAAVMNGVRGGFDIKWVAGNFSPPHSKSGLWVRLKEGESASHVAMAGRKLGTMIGKGSVIAYPMEKALEQHGGGLAEIQYQQLGSADVLTALQNGGVDSAWLLDPVWRKVDGKQGYAFLGGQPPGEPLGGMLYGRALLQDDMDAGVALLRAYIRTVNTYFAADYKQDATFVTYLANLLKSEESILESTPPLRMDWEIRSGTTTRLQSAYEAQGVSEGSPLPESRTVNRTLYEEAVGHTP; from the coding sequence ATGAGAAGGCGGAAGCACGCTTACGGCGTCGCCCTCGCCGCGGGAGCAGCCCTGCTGGCGTCGACAGCCTGCTCATCGCCGTACGAGTCGGACCCCTCGTCGAAGGCAGCCGGGGAACAGCGCACCGTCCGCCCGGTCGAGGGCTGCGGCACGAAGGCCTGGACGGACCCGAAGGACCTCTCCCCGAGCCGAACTCCGGCCCGCTGCCGCCCCGGAGCCCCTCCCCCACAGCCCCTGTCCGAGCCCCGCGAGCTGACGATCGCGACGGGAACGCTGAGCGCCGAGTACGTGGCACCCCTGCAAGTCGCCCTCGACAAGGGTGAGTTCAAGAACGAGGGCCTGGACGTCGACCTGAAGGTCCTCCCGACCCCGGACGCGCTGCCCCTGCTGGCCAAGGGGGACATCGACGCCCTGTGGGCGGCCCCAGAGGCGGCGGTCATGAACGGCGTCAGGGGCGGCTTCGACATCAAGTGGGTCGCGGGCAACTTCTCACCCCCCCACTCGAAGAGCGGCCTGTGGGTACGCCTGAAGGAGGGCGAGAGCGCGAGCCACGTCGCCATGGCGGGCCGCAAGCTGGGCACGATGATCGGCAAGGGCTCGGTCATCGCGTACCCCATGGAAAAGGCGCTGGAGCAGCACGGCGGCGGCCTGGCCGAAATCCAGTACCAGCAACTGGGCTCGGCCGACGTCCTCACGGCCCTGCAGAACGGCGGCGTCGACTCCGCGTGGCTCCTGGATCCGGTCTGGCGCAAGGTGGACGGCAAACAGGGGTACGCCTTCCTGGGCGGCCAGCCACCGGGCGAACCGCTGGGCGGCATGCTCTACGGCCGCGCACTGCTGCAGGACGACATGGACGCGGGCGTGGCCCTGCTCAGGGCCTACATCCGCACGGTGAACACGTACTTCGCGGCCGACTACAAGCAGGATGCGACCTTCGTCACATACCTCGCCAACCTCCTGAAGTCGGAGGAGTCCATCCTCGAATCCACCCCACCCCTGCGCATGGACTGGGAAATCCGCTCCGGCACGACGACGCGCCTGCAATCGGCCTACGAGGCCCAGGGCGTGTCGGAGGGAAGCCCGCTCCCGGAGTCACGGACGGTGAACCGCACGCTGTACGAGGAGGCGGTGGGCCACACACCCTGA
- a CDS encoding Fur family transcriptional regulator: MSDLLERLRGRGWRMTAQRRVVAEVLAGDHVHLTADEVHARAVAKLPEISRATVYNTLGELVSLGEVLEVSTDKRAKRYDPNAHRPHHHLVCAQCGSIRDVHPTGNPMADLPDSERFGFTVSDVEVTYRGLCPNCAKA; encoded by the coding sequence ATGAGTGACCTTCTGGAACGGCTGCGCGGACGCGGATGGCGGATGACCGCGCAGCGGCGCGTCGTGGCCGAGGTCCTCGCCGGCGATCACGTCCACCTGACGGCCGACGAGGTGCACGCGCGGGCTGTCGCCAAGCTGCCCGAGATCTCCCGGGCCACGGTCTACAACACGCTGGGCGAGCTGGTCTCCCTCGGCGAGGTGCTCGAGGTCTCCACCGACAAGCGCGCGAAGCGGTACGACCCGAACGCCCACCGGCCCCACCACCACCTGGTCTGCGCCCAGTGCGGCTCGATCCGGGACGTCCACCCGACGGGCAACCCGATGGCCGACCTCCCCGACTCCGAGCGCTTCGGCTTCACGGTCTCGGACGTCGAGGTCACGTACCGCGGCCTCTGCCCCAACTGCGCGAAGGCGTAG
- a CDS encoding UPF0182 family protein, which yields MPDRGGGPTGPRIRVGRPSRRVRTLLMTLGVLAVLGMAFTMFAGFWTDWLWYRSVNYSSVFTTTLWTKIGLFFVFGLLMALAVGFNIWLAHRLRPPLSAMSMEQQSLDRYRMGIAPYKKWLLLAITALVGLIAGASASSQWRTWLMWVNGVPFGEKDPQFHLDVGFYAFDLPWYRFLLGFGFAAAILSVIAAALTHYLYGGLRITSPGARATAAATGHLSVLIGIFVALKAVAYWLDRYGLAVKSSDFKATDNWTGLRYVDANAYLPAKTILFCIAVICALLFFATLWRRTWQLPVIGFGLMVLSAILIGGLYPAIVQKFQVQPNEQAKEAPYVEKNLKATRDAYGIDGAQVTEYPGTSTTEDKTKLRDDVDAAASIRILDPNIVSPTFQQLQQIRNYYAFPTNLDVDRYTKDGKDQDTVIGLREINLNGIPKRNWINDHFRYTHGYGVVAAEGTNADSQGRPDFTESDLPSKGDLGTYEQRVYYGEKTSMYSIVGGPQKEIDYSDDSGEKTYSYKADSGVSLSNPVNRAAYAVAFGEPQILYSGAIGDGSRILYNRTPKERVEAVAPWLTIDGDAYPAVVNHRIQWIVDAYTTTNGYPYSSRTTLGDTTADSLTASNNQRAVVAQQNQVNYIRNSVKATVDAYTGEVKLYQWDTQDPVLKTWMKAFPGTVESKSKISKDLMAHLRYPQDLFKVQRELLTRYHVKDATTFLSGSEVWQVPVDPTNKSGSAVPPYYLSMKMPDQAAQAFSLTTTFTPNGRDNLSAFMAVDAEAGTSDYGKIRVLKLPTNTTVNGPSQVQSQFNSEQNIAETIRLLRGGDSEVEYGNLLAVPLDGGLLYVEPVYVRGGGLKYPLLRKVLVSYGGTTAFEDTLDEALNKVFGAEGPTTEPPDEGDEDGGGTTPPPTSTNPTVQDALNDAQKAFEAGQEALKNGDWEAYGKAQEDLEDALRRAEDAQAEADKTGGGGSGGDSGSSPSPSSSPSPASSPTSS from the coding sequence ATGCCGGACCGCGGCGGAGGCCCGACCGGGCCACGGATCAGAGTGGGCCGCCCGTCCCGGCGTGTCCGGACGCTGCTCATGACACTGGGCGTCCTCGCCGTCCTCGGCATGGCCTTCACCATGTTCGCGGGCTTCTGGACGGACTGGCTCTGGTACCGGTCGGTGAATTACTCGTCGGTGTTCACGACCACGCTCTGGACGAAGATCGGACTCTTCTTCGTCTTCGGTCTGTTGATGGCCCTCGCGGTCGGCTTCAACATCTGGCTGGCGCACCGGCTGCGCCCGCCGCTGAGCGCCATGTCGATGGAGCAGCAGAGCCTCGACCGCTACCGCATGGGCATCGCCCCGTACAAGAAGTGGCTACTGCTCGCGATCACCGCCCTGGTCGGACTGATCGCCGGTGCCTCCGCCTCCAGCCAGTGGCGGACCTGGCTGATGTGGGTCAACGGCGTGCCCTTCGGTGAGAAGGACCCGCAGTTCCACCTCGACGTCGGCTTCTACGCCTTCGACCTGCCCTGGTACCGGTTCCTGCTCGGCTTCGGCTTCGCCGCCGCGATCCTCTCCGTGATCGCCGCCGCGCTCACCCACTACCTGTACGGCGGGCTGCGCATCACCAGCCCGGGCGCGCGCGCCACGGCCGCGGCCACCGGCCATCTGTCGGTCCTCATCGGCATCTTCGTCGCCCTGAAGGCGGTCGCGTACTGGCTCGACCGGTACGGACTCGCCGTGAAGTCCAGCGACTTCAAGGCGACCGACAACTGGACGGGCCTCAGGTACGTCGACGCCAACGCCTATCTGCCGGCCAAGACGATCCTGTTCTGCATCGCCGTCATCTGCGCGCTGCTGTTCTTCGCCACCCTGTGGCGGCGCACCTGGCAGCTGCCCGTCATCGGCTTCGGCCTGATGGTGCTCTCGGCGATCCTCATCGGCGGTCTGTACCCCGCGATCGTCCAGAAGTTCCAGGTCCAGCCCAACGAGCAGGCCAAGGAAGCGCCGTACGTCGAGAAGAACCTCAAGGCGACGCGCGACGCGTACGGCATCGACGGCGCGCAGGTCACCGAGTATCCGGGCACGAGCACGACCGAGGACAAGACCAAGCTGCGCGACGACGTGGACGCCGCGGCGAGCATCCGGATCCTGGACCCGAACATCGTCTCGCCGACGTTCCAGCAGCTCCAGCAGATCAGGAACTACTACGCGTTCCCGACCAACCTGGATGTCGACCGGTACACCAAGGACGGCAAGGACCAGGACACCGTCATCGGTCTGCGTGAGATCAACCTCAACGGCATTCCGAAGCGGAACTGGATCAACGACCACTTCCGCTACACCCACGGCTACGGCGTGGTCGCCGCCGAGGGCACCAATGCCGACTCCCAGGGCCGACCGGACTTCACCGAGTCCGACCTGCCGTCCAAGGGCGACCTCGGGACGTACGAGCAGCGGGTCTACTACGGCGAGAAGACCAGCATGTACTCGATCGTCGGCGGTCCCCAGAAGGAGATCGACTACTCCGACGACAGCGGTGAGAAGACCTACAGCTACAAGGCCGACAGCGGGGTCAGTCTCTCCAACCCCGTCAACCGGGCCGCGTACGCGGTGGCGTTCGGCGAGCCGCAGATCCTGTACTCCGGTGCGATCGGCGACGGTTCGCGCATCCTGTACAACCGCACGCCCAAGGAGCGCGTCGAGGCGGTGGCGCCGTGGCTGACCATCGACGGCGACGCCTACCCGGCCGTGGTGAACCACCGCATCCAGTGGATCGTCGACGCCTACACGACGACCAACGGATACCCGTACTCCTCGCGTACGACCCTCGGTGACACGACAGCCGACTCGCTGACCGCGAGCAACAACCAGCGGGCGGTCGTAGCCCAGCAGAACCAGGTCAACTACATCCGCAACTCGGTGAAGGCGACCGTCGACGCCTACACGGGCGAGGTCAAGCTCTACCAGTGGGACACCCAGGACCCGGTCCTGAAGACCTGGATGAAGGCCTTCCCGGGCACGGTGGAGTCCAAGAGCAAGATCTCCAAGGATCTGATGGCCCATCTGCGCTACCCGCAGGACCTGTTCAAGGTCCAGCGCGAGCTGCTCACCCGCTACCACGTGAAGGACGCCACGACGTTCCTCAGCGGCAGCGAGGTCTGGCAGGTGCCGGTCGACCCGACCAACAAGTCGGGCAGCGCGGTGCCGCCGTACTACCTGAGCATGAAGATGCCCGACCAGGCGGCGCAGGCGTTCTCGCTGACGACGACGTTCACGCCGAACGGACGGGACAACCTCAGCGCCTTCATGGCCGTCGACGCGGAGGCGGGCACCAGTGACTACGGCAAGATCAGAGTTCTGAAACTGCCGACCAACACCACGGTCAACGGACCCAGCCAGGTCCAGAGCCAGTTCAACTCCGAACAGAACATCGCCGAGACCATCAGGCTGCTGAGAGGCGGCGATTCGGAGGTCGAGTACGGCAACCTGCTGGCGGTCCCGCTCGACGGCGGACTGCTCTATGTCGAGCCGGTCTACGTACGTGGTGGCGGACTCAAGTACCCGCTGCTGCGAAAGGTGTTGGTGTCCTACGGCGGCACCACCGCCTTCGAGGACACGCTCGACGAGGCCCTCAACAAGGTCTTCGGAGCGGAGGGCCCGACCACCGAGCCACCGGACGAGGGCGACGAGGACGGCGGCGGTACGACACCACCACCGACATCCACCAACCCGACGGTCCAAGACGCGCTCAACGACGCCCAGAAGGCCTTCGAAGCCGGCCAGGAAGCCCTGAAGAACGGCGACTGGGAGGCGTACGGCAAGGCGCAGGAGGACCTCGAGGACGCGCTGCGGCGGGCCGAGGACGCCCAGGCCGAGGCGGACAAGACCGGCGGCGGTGGCAGCGGCGGCGACAGTGGCAGCAGCCCGAGCCCCAGTTCCAGTCCGAGTCCTGCCAGCAGTCCCACCAGCTCGTAG
- a CDS encoding cyclic nucleotide-binding/CBS domain-containing protein — protein MLVRDAMSTVVLTIGPTHTLRQAAALMSARRIGAAVVHDPDAGGIGILTERDILNSVGLGQNPDSERTHDHTTNDVVFAAPSWTLEEAARAMAHGGFRHLIVLDHDEPVGIVSVRDIIRCWAPVRQHVPA, from the coding sequence ATGCTCGTACGTGACGCCATGAGCACCGTGGTCCTCACCATCGGCCCCACCCACACCCTTCGCCAGGCAGCCGCGCTGATGTCCGCCCGTCGGATCGGCGCGGCCGTGGTCCACGACCCCGACGCCGGCGGCATCGGCATCCTCACCGAACGCGACATCCTCAACTCCGTCGGCCTCGGACAGAACCCGGACAGCGAACGCACCCACGACCACACCACCAACGACGTCGTGTTCGCCGCCCCGTCGTGGACCCTGGAGGAGGCGGCCCGCGCCATGGCGCACGGCGGCTTCCGCCATCTGATCGTCCTGGACCACGACGAGCCCGTCGGCATCGTCTCGGTCCGCGACATCATCCGCTGCTGGGCACCCGTACGGCAGCACGTTCCGGCCTAG
- a CDS encoding tetratricopeptide repeat protein, translating to MDVMGDKATLLETGRFVQPADFVQPTGDFAQPTDRASLPVGDLAQPEGDFAFDRTTDRDEAAEAAEEARQRLAAEAGDAEATSVLGAMLLRRGDLDGAEPYLRAATAAGDRAAANNLGVLLHQRGYADEAAGWWRIAAVAGSAAAAHALGRHHRERGDEPAAEYWLRQSAEQGHALGAYALADLLEHRGDDGAEQWMRAAAERGHREAAYRLARALDRQAGRTGEDGADNGVAPSEPLLVEAEQWYRQAAARGHRRAALHLGAILEKRGELKEAGRWYLTSAKDGEARAACALGFLLRDAGDTESAAVWWLRAAQDGDGNAANALGALHAERGQPQTAERWYRAAMDAGDVNGAYNLGLLCADQGRTAQAEQWYRRAAYAGHREAANALAILLLQGGDTTGAEPWFSKAAEAGSVDAAFNLGILYAGRGEERAALRWYERAAAAGHTEAALQVGIARLRDGDEFAAERHLRCAAGGGSAEAAYRLATVLDARRPPEPEHELGEPAYEKTECEEWYERAASQGHRRAQVRVGMLAAARGDVVEAARWYREAAEAGSRNGAFNLGLLLAREGSEPEAAMWWTRAADAGHGRSALRLALVYARRGELAEGQRWADRAVSLGPREVAQRAARLRDALREELSA from the coding sequence ATGGACGTTATGGGGGACAAGGCAACTCTGTTGGAGACAGGGCGGTTTGTGCAGCCTGCCGACTTTGTGCAGCCGACGGGCGATTTCGCGCAGCCGACGGACAGGGCCTCGCTGCCGGTGGGTGACCTCGCGCAGCCGGAGGGCGACTTCGCCTTCGACCGGACGACCGACCGGGACGAGGCCGCGGAGGCCGCCGAGGAGGCCCGGCAGCGGCTTGCCGCCGAGGCCGGTGACGCCGAGGCGACGAGCGTGCTCGGGGCCATGCTGCTGCGCCGTGGTGATCTCGACGGAGCCGAGCCCTATCTGCGGGCCGCCACCGCCGCCGGGGACCGGGCCGCCGCCAACAACCTGGGAGTCCTTCTTCATCAGCGCGGGTACGCCGACGAGGCCGCCGGATGGTGGCGGATCGCGGCCGTAGCGGGGTCGGCCGCGGCCGCGCACGCGCTGGGACGCCATCACCGCGAGCGGGGCGACGAGCCCGCCGCCGAGTACTGGCTGCGACAGTCCGCCGAGCAGGGACACGCGCTGGGCGCGTACGCGCTCGCCGATCTGCTGGAGCACCGCGGCGACGACGGGGCCGAGCAGTGGATGCGGGCCGCGGCCGAGCGGGGGCACCGGGAGGCGGCGTACCGGCTGGCGCGTGCGCTCGACCGGCAGGCGGGGCGTACGGGCGAGGACGGGGCCGACAACGGTGTCGCGCCGAGCGAGCCTCTGCTCGTCGAGGCCGAGCAGTGGTACCGGCAGGCCGCCGCGCGCGGGCACCGGCGGGCCGCGCTGCACCTCGGGGCGATTCTCGAGAAGCGCGGGGAGCTCAAGGAGGCCGGGCGCTGGTACCTGACCTCCGCCAAGGACGGGGAGGCGCGCGCCGCCTGCGCGCTCGGCTTCCTGCTGCGGGACGCCGGGGACACCGAGAGCGCCGCCGTGTGGTGGCTGCGGGCCGCGCAGGACGGCGACGGCAACGCGGCCAACGCGCTGGGCGCGCTGCACGCCGAGCGCGGCCAGCCGCAGACCGCCGAGCGGTGGTACCGGGCCGCGATGGACGCCGGCGATGTGAACGGTGCGTACAACCTCGGGCTGCTCTGCGCCGATCAGGGGCGTACCGCGCAGGCCGAGCAGTGGTACCGGCGGGCGGCGTACGCCGGGCACCGCGAGGCGGCGAACGCGCTGGCCATCCTGCTGCTGCAGGGCGGGGACACGACGGGTGCCGAGCCGTGGTTCTCCAAGGCCGCGGAGGCCGGGAGCGTGGACGCCGCGTTCAACCTGGGGATCCTGTACGCCGGGCGCGGCGAGGAGCGGGCCGCGCTGCGGTGGTACGAGCGTGCCGCGGCCGCCGGGCACACGGAGGCGGCGCTGCAGGTCGGCATCGCGCGGCTGCGGGACGGGGACGAGTTCGCCGCGGAGCGGCATCTGCGGTGCGCGGCCGGGGGCGGCAGTGCGGAGGCCGCGTACCGGCTGGCGACCGTGCTGGACGCTCGGCGGCCGCCGGAGCCCGAGCATGAGCTCGGGGAGCCGGCGTACGAGAAGACCGAGTGCGAGGAGTGGTACGAGCGGGCGGCTTCCCAGGGGCATCGGCGGGCGCAGGTGCGGGTGGGGATGCTTGCCGCGGCTCGGGGGGACGTGGTGGAGGCGGCTCGGTGGTACCGGGAGGCCGCCGAGGCCGGGTCGCGGAACGGGGCGTTCAATCTGGGGCTGCTGCTCGCCCGGGAGGGGAGTGAGCCGGAGGCCGCGATGTGGTGGACTCGGGCGGCTGACGCCGGGCATGGGCGGTCGGCGTTGCGGCTGGCTCTGGTCTACGCGCGTCGCGGGGAGCTGGCGGAGGGGCAGCGGTGGGCTGATCGGGCGGTGAGTTTGGGGCCGCGAGAGGTTGCGCAGCGGGCTGCGCGGTTGCGGGATGCTCTGCGGGAGGAGCTGTCGGCGTGA
- a CDS encoding PDZ domain-containing protein, whose amino-acid sequence MPRRTATMLASTLMLIALLCAGVFIPVPYAEMSPGPTVNTLGEHDGEPVLQISGRKTYATTGHLNMTTVRVTSADYRMNLVEAVYGWLAHDNKVVPHDTLYPDGKTEEESSQENAEEFSQSQESAKVAALKELDIPVQSWVIVSTVVKGTPAEGKLHAGDVIKAVDGTTVKEPADVAKLVTKHKPGQDVVFTVVPAKEQAAAEKERRTPTKSEKVTIRTAESDDSAGKRAIVGISAGTDHTFPFTIDIKLADVGGPSAGLMFALGLYDRLTPGSLTGGKFVAGTGTIDDDGKVGPIGGIEMKTVGARDKGAQYFLTPADNCATAARDVPDGLTLVKVGTIGDALDALKDIRSGDTADLPKCTTKD is encoded by the coding sequence ATGCCACGCCGCACCGCGACGATGCTCGCCTCCACCCTGATGCTGATCGCGCTTCTGTGCGCGGGAGTCTTCATCCCCGTGCCGTATGCGGAGATGTCGCCGGGGCCGACGGTGAACACCCTTGGGGAGCACGACGGCGAGCCGGTGCTGCAGATCTCCGGGCGCAAGACGTACGCGACGACCGGGCATCTCAACATGACCACCGTCCGGGTCACCAGCGCCGACTACAGGATGAACCTCGTGGAGGCCGTCTACGGCTGGCTCGCGCACGACAACAAGGTCGTGCCGCACGACACCCTCTACCCGGACGGCAAGACCGAGGAGGAGTCCTCCCAGGAGAACGCCGAGGAGTTCAGCCAGTCCCAGGAGAGCGCCAAGGTCGCCGCCCTGAAGGAGCTGGACATCCCGGTGCAGAGCTGGGTGATCGTCTCGACCGTCGTCAAGGGAACCCCGGCCGAGGGCAAGCTGCACGCCGGTGACGTGATCAAGGCCGTCGACGGTACGACCGTGAAGGAACCGGCGGACGTCGCCAAGCTGGTGACCAAGCACAAGCCGGGTCAGGACGTCGTCTTCACCGTCGTGCCGGCCAAGGAGCAGGCCGCCGCGGAGAAGGAGCGCAGGACGCCCACGAAGTCCGAGAAGGTCACGATCAGGACCGCCGAGTCCGATGACAGCGCCGGCAAGCGCGCGATCGTCGGGATCTCCGCAGGGACCGACCACACCTTCCCGTTCACCATCGACATCAAGCTCGCCGACGTCGGCGGCCCCAGCGCGGGCCTCATGTTCGCCCTCGGGCTCTACGACAGGCTCACCCCGGGCAGCCTCACCGGCGGCAAGTTCGTCGCCGGCACCGGCACCATCGACGACGACGGCAAGGTCGGGCCCATCGGCGGCATCGAGATGAAGACCGTCGGCGCCCGCGACAAGGGCGCCCAGTACTTCCTCACGCCTGCCGACAACTGCGCGACCGCCGCCAGGGACGTCCCCGACGGGCTCACCCTCGTCAAGGTCGGCACCATCGGCGACGCCCTCGACGCCCTGAAGGACATCCGCTCCGGCGACACCGCCGACCTGCCGAAGTGCACGACCAAGGACTGA
- a CDS encoding SDR family oxidoreductase, with product MSSPDPQVRAARNQSTPPARGVRGPVVAVTGAASGVGALLTERLVASDEVKQVIAIDERRGECAAAQWHILDVRDPAIADKLRGADVVVHLALDLDLETDPAARTAYNVRGTQTVLTAAAAAGIHRVVLCTSAMVYGALPDNELPLAEDAELRATAEATGVADLLEIERLARRAPRAHPGLNVTVVRPAVLVGGTDTALTRYFESPRLLVVAGSRPAWQFCHVEDLCSALEYAVLEKVEGELAVGCDGWLEQEEVEELSGIRRMELPSAVALGAAARLHRIGLTPSPAGDLAYTMYPWVVSGSRLHDAGWRPQWTNEEVLAELLEEVSGRHTVAGRRLGRKDATAAGAAGATVALLGAAAVVRRARKARRRI from the coding sequence GTGAGTTCCCCTGATCCGCAGGTTCGCGCAGCGCGAAACCAGTCAACCCCTCCCGCGCGCGGTGTGCGCGGGCCCGTCGTCGCGGTGACCGGTGCCGCGTCCGGTGTCGGCGCGCTGCTCACCGAGCGGCTGGTCGCGTCGGACGAGGTCAAGCAGGTCATCGCCATCGACGAGCGGCGCGGTGAGTGCGCGGCGGCACAGTGGCACATCCTGGATGTGCGGGATCCGGCCATCGCGGACAAGCTGCGGGGCGCCGACGTGGTCGTTCACCTGGCGCTCGATCTGGATCTGGAGACGGATCCCGCCGCCCGGACGGCGTACAACGTTCGGGGGACGCAGACCGTGCTGACGGCCGCGGCGGCGGCCGGGATCCACCGGGTGGTGCTGTGCACCTCCGCGATGGTCTACGGGGCGCTGCCGGACAACGAGCTTCCGTTGGCCGAGGACGCGGAGCTGCGGGCGACGGCGGAGGCCACCGGGGTCGCGGATCTGCTGGAGATCGAGCGCCTCGCGCGCAGGGCCCCTCGGGCCCACCCCGGACTCAATGTCACCGTTGTCCGGCCCGCGGTCCTCGTGGGCGGCACGGACACCGCGCTGACCAGGTACTTCGAGTCGCCTCGGCTGCTTGTCGTCGCCGGCTCACGGCCTGCCTGGCAGTTCTGTCATGTCGAGGATCTGTGCAGCGCCCTGGAGTACGCCGTCCTGGAGAAGGTCGAGGGGGAACTCGCCGTCGGATGTGACGGCTGGCTGGAGCAGGAGGAGGTCGAGGAGCTCAGCGGGATCCGGCGGATGGAGCTGCCGTCCGCGGTCGCGCTGGGTGCGGCGGCCCGACTGCACCGGATCGGTCTGACGCCCTCTCCGGCCGGGGACCTGGCGTACACGATGTATCCCTGGGTGGTCAGCGGGAGCCGGCTCCACGACGCGGGGTGGCGGCCGCAGTGGACCAACGAGGAAGTGCTCGCGGAGCTGCTGGAGGAGGTCTCCGGTCGGCACACGGTCGCCGGGCGGCGGCTCGGGCGCAAGGACGCGACGGCGGCCGGCGCCGCCGGTGCGACGGTGGCCCTGCTGGGCGCGGCGGCCGTGGTGCGGCGGGCACGGAAGGCCCGGCGGCGGATCTGA